A region from the Polaribacter sp. Hel1_33_78 genome encodes:
- a CDS encoding TerB family tellurite resistance protein — protein MGSFTKWLGAGLGFSLGGPIGAAIGFAIGSFVDGFSEEDLTEAQKEYQRRVSKGGMNSDTQSGDFEMSLLVLASIVIKSDGKIDQRELNFVRSQFVSMYGKERANSAFKLFNGIIKKEVSARQVCIQVREHMPHASRLQLVHFLFGIAKADDFVSLSEVEDIRKIAGYLYINPRDFESIKAMFYDSSESSYKILEITKSSTDDEVKKAYRKMVKKYHPDKLQGLGEEHLKGANEKFQSIQSAYEKIKNERGM, from the coding sequence ATGGGAAGTTTTACCAAATGGTTAGGTGCAGGTTTAGGCTTTAGTTTAGGAGGTCCAATTGGTGCTGCAATAGGTTTTGCAATTGGTAGTTTTGTTGATGGGTTTTCTGAAGAGGATTTAACCGAAGCGCAAAAAGAGTATCAACGCAGAGTTAGTAAAGGGGGCATGAACTCAGATACTCAATCTGGAGATTTTGAGATGAGTCTTCTTGTGTTGGCATCAATTGTTATAAAATCAGATGGAAAAATAGACCAAAGAGAATTGAACTTTGTTAGAAGTCAATTTGTTAGTATGTATGGAAAAGAAAGGGCAAATAGTGCTTTTAAACTTTTTAACGGGATTATAAAAAAAGAAGTTTCGGCAAGGCAAGTTTGTATTCAAGTTCGAGAACACATGCCTCATGCTTCTCGTTTACAATTAGTGCACTTCTTATTTGGTATTGCAAAAGCAGATGATTTTGTTTCTTTATCAGAAGTAGAAGATATTAGAAAAATAGCAGGTTATTTATACATTAATCCAAGAGATTTTGAGTCGATTAAAGCTATGTTTTATGATTCTTCAGAAAGTTCTTATAAGATTTTGGAAATTACAAAATCATCAACTGATGATGAGGTAAAAAAAGCTTATCGAAAAATGGTAAAAAAATACCACCCAGATAAATTACAAGGTTTGGGAGAAGAGCATTTAAAGGGTGCAAATGAAAAGTTTCAAAGCATACAATCTGCTTATGAAAAAATAAAAAATGAAAGAGGAATGTAA
- a CDS encoding BrxA/BrxB family bacilliredoxin codes for MYPEELVKPMRDELINAGFEALYTGEDVENALSKEGTTLVMVNSVCGCAAGTARPGAIASLGAEKTPTNLTTVFAGVEKESTQKAREHMIPFPPSSPAIALFKDGNLVHMLERHHIEGRSAQMIAQNLAQAYEEFC; via the coding sequence ATGTATCCAGAAGAATTAGTAAAACCAATGCGTGATGAGTTAATTAACGCTGGTTTTGAAGCATTATATACAGGTGAAGATGTTGAAAACGCATTGTCTAAAGAAGGAACAACTTTAGTAATGGTAAACTCTGTTTGTGGCTGTGCTGCAGGTACTGCAAGACCAGGGGCAATTGCCTCTCTTGGAGCTGAAAAAACACCTACAAACTTAACCACTGTTTTTGCTGGTGTAGAAAAAGAATCTACTCAAAAAGCAAGAGAACATATGATTCCTTTCCCTCCTTCATCGCCTGCAATTGCCTTATTTAAGGATGGCAATTTAGTGCACATGTTAGAGCGTCATCATATTGAAGGTAGATCTGCGCAAATGATTGCTCAGAATTTAGCACAAGCTTACGAAGAGTTTTGTTAA
- a CDS encoding HD domain-containing protein: protein MNQKKVIENTIKFVKKELEHAEGGHDWFHVERVFKNTILISKEEKVDVFVISLAALLHDIADPKFYDGDETIGPKKASKFLITQKVNTKTINHVIKIIQHISYKNSLEKDVEKFMSKELEVVQDADRLDAIGAIGIARCFNFGGFKNRALYNPEIAPNLNMSKEEYKQSTAPTINHFYEKLLLLKDKMNTLSGKRIASERHQFMQEYLKQFYSEWNGKL, encoded by the coding sequence ATGAATCAAAAAAAAGTAATTGAAAACACCATTAAATTTGTTAAAAAAGAATTAGAACATGCTGAAGGCGGCCATGATTGGTTTCATGTAGAGCGAGTTTTTAAAAACACGATTTTAATTTCTAAAGAAGAAAAGGTAGATGTTTTTGTCATTTCATTAGCGGCCCTTTTACACGATATTGCGGACCCAAAATTCTATGATGGTGATGAAACTATTGGCCCTAAAAAAGCTAGTAAATTTCTCATAACTCAAAAAGTAAATACAAAAACGATTAATCATGTTATAAAAATCATACAGCACATTTCTTATAAGAATTCTTTGGAAAAGGATGTTGAAAAGTTCATGTCTAAAGAGCTGGAGGTAGTGCAAGACGCAGACCGCTTAGACGCCATTGGGGCTATTGGAATTGCGCGTTGCTTTAATTTTGGAGGCTTTAAAAATAGAGCACTTTACAATCCTGAAATTGCACCAAATTTAAATATGAGTAAAGAAGAATACAAACAGTCAACTGCACCAACTATTAACCATTTTTACGAAAAACTATTATTATTAAAAGACAAAATGAATACCCTTTCTGGCAAGCGAATTGCTTCAGAAAGACATCAATTTATGCAAGAATATTTAAAACAGTTTTATAGCGAATGGAATGGAAAACTCTAA
- a CDS encoding AraC family transcriptional regulator, with amino-acid sequence MILKKPTLEKITPNFGASLLVKKHLEFLKTNTPFWHFHPEIELVYVNKGKGKRHIGNHISYFNNSQLVLIGSNLPHIGYIDRLTTNGSETLIQFLPDFLGKDFFKIPEMAAIATLFERAKKGVRFNIEIKQRIGAKIEKLIDLEGANRITSFIEILNDLATTNDYTLLNANGFAFEAISQDSNKIEIIYSHINDNFKEHITLDEVSNLVSMTVPAFCRYFKKSTGKTFTKLVNEYRVVHATKLLAESNMSITNISFECGFNNFSHFNKLFKEFTGKSASIYRSEMKDLIQ; translated from the coding sequence ATGATACTGAAAAAACCAACACTTGAAAAAATTACCCCCAATTTTGGTGCTTCTTTATTAGTGAAAAAGCATTTAGAGTTTTTAAAGACAAATACACCCTTTTGGCATTTTCATCCAGAAATAGAATTGGTATATGTTAATAAAGGAAAAGGAAAAAGACATATAGGGAATCATATAAGTTATTTTAATAATAGTCAATTAGTGCTCATAGGTTCTAATTTGCCGCATATTGGTTATATAGATCGTTTAACAACAAATGGTTCTGAAACTTTGATACAGTTTCTGCCAGATTTTTTAGGAAAAGATTTTTTTAAAATCCCAGAAATGGCAGCTATCGCTACTCTTTTTGAACGTGCTAAAAAAGGAGTACGATTTAATATTGAAATTAAACAAAGAATTGGCGCTAAAATTGAAAAATTAATAGATTTAGAAGGAGCAAATAGAATAACATCTTTTATAGAGATCTTAAATGATTTAGCAACTACAAACGATTATACATTATTAAATGCAAATGGTTTTGCTTTCGAGGCTATATCACAAGACAGTAATAAGATAGAAATCATTTATAGCCATATTAATGATAACTTTAAGGAACATATAACTTTAGATGAGGTTTCTAATCTTGTAAGTATGACTGTGCCAGCATTCTGTAGGTATTTTAAAAAATCTACAGGAAAAACGTTTACAAAATTAGTTAATGAATATAGAGTTGTGCATGCTACCAAATTATTAGCAGAGAGTAATATGAGTATTACAAATATAAGTTTTGAGTGTGGCTTTAATAACTTTTCACATTTTAACAAGTTATTTAAAGAGTTTACAGGTAAAAGTGCTTCTATTTATAGAAGTGAAATGAAAGATTTAATTCAGTAG
- a CDS encoding enoyl-CoA hydratase/isomerase family protein, whose translation MKFNNILVEKNNNLAKVTINRPEKLNALNSETIHELSDAFEALEDDEAIKVIVLTGSGEKAFVAGADISEFAHFSVNEGGTLARKGQEMLFDFIESLSKPVIAAVNGFALGGGLELAMACHFRIASDNAKMGLPEVSLGVIPGYGGTQRLPQLVGKGKAMELIMTAGMISAEDALSCGLVNHVTTQETLLPTAEKIASKIMRNSSVAISGAIKAVNANFEDGTNGFDTEIKEFGNCFGTEDFKEGTTAFLEKRKPNFPGA comes from the coding sequence ATGAAATTCAATAATATCTTAGTTGAGAAAAATAATAATTTAGCCAAAGTAACGATTAATAGGCCAGAAAAATTGAATGCTTTAAATAGTGAAACAATTCATGAGTTAAGTGATGCTTTTGAAGCTTTGGAAGATGACGAAGCTATTAAAGTAATTGTACTTACAGGAAGTGGAGAAAAAGCTTTTGTAGCTGGTGCAGATATTTCTGAATTCGCCCATTTTTCTGTTAATGAAGGAGGAACTTTGGCAAGAAAAGGGCAAGAGATGTTGTTCGATTTCATAGAAAGTTTATCAAAACCAGTTATTGCTGCTGTCAATGGTTTTGCTCTAGGAGGTGGTTTAGAATTGGCAATGGCTTGTCATTTTAGAATCGCGTCGGACAATGCAAAGATGGGATTGCCAGAAGTTTCTTTGGGGGTAATTCCTGGTTATGGGGGCACGCAGCGCTTACCGCAATTAGTGGGTAAAGGAAAGGCAATGGAATTAATTATGACTGCTGGTATGATTTCGGCTGAAGATGCATTGAGCTGTGGTTTGGTAAATCATGTAACAACTCAAGAAACATTATTGCCTACAGCAGAAAAGATTGCTAGTAAAATTATGCGAAATTCATCCGTTGCAATTTCTGGAGCGATTAAAGCTGTAAATGCTAATTTTGAAGATGGTACAAATGGTTTTGATACAGAAATCAAAGAGTTTGGCAATTGTTTTGGTACTGAAGATTTTAAAGAAGGAACAACTGCATTTCTGGAAAAGAGAAAGCCTAATTTTCCTGGAGCTTAG
- a CDS encoding PAS domain-containing sensor histidine kinase, which produces MIILVLLASVLILGVTVYQYDEQTKDYNIQRFERKEAATIKTIDLELTNKTKYPLKTENLAKIFQERIYEISSINKLDIAIYDLNGNLLKSSIKRISEEFESKIISQGVVTELVKNDNHKILKSRERKGIGYQTSYSFIKDSKLERIGILEIQFTQDNSEIQKELREFISRLGLVYLFMFLIAISLAYFLSSYITRSIQTISDKMQQTRLNERNEKIILNAASSEIEVLVEAYNSMIDQLEESAVKLARSEREQAWREMAKQVAHEIKNPLTPMRLSVQSFERKFNPEDEKIKEKLAEYSKTLIQQIDVMSSIASAFSDFAKMPTQKRERVEVISVVKLALDIFNEDSINYLAKDKELFANLDKTQLIRIVTNLVKNGMQAAEKTETPIVNVAVSSEGKHIKITVSDNGKGIAENVKDLIFEPKFTTKSSGMGLGLPMIKNIIEAYEGTISFTSEEGKGTVFTVILPKE; this is translated from the coding sequence ATGATTATATTGGTGTTATTAGCATCTGTTTTAATTTTAGGAGTTACGGTGTATCAATATGACGAGCAAACAAAAGATTATAACATCCAGCGTTTTGAGCGAAAAGAAGCAGCTACAATTAAAACCATAGATTTAGAACTGACGAACAAAACAAAGTATCCTTTAAAAACAGAAAATTTAGCTAAAATTTTTCAAGAACGGATCTACGAAATCTCTTCGATCAATAAATTAGATATTGCTATTTATGATTTAAACGGTAATCTTTTAAAGTCATCTATTAAAAGAATTTCTGAAGAGTTTGAATCAAAAATAATTTCTCAGGGAGTTGTTACAGAATTAGTAAAAAACGATAATCATAAAATTTTAAAAAGTAGAGAGAGAAAAGGTATAGGATACCAAACGTCTTATTCTTTTATAAAGGATTCTAAATTAGAGCGAATAGGAATTTTAGAAATTCAATTTACTCAAGATAATTCTGAAATACAAAAAGAGTTAAGAGAATTTATTTCGAGATTAGGTTTAGTATATCTATTTATGTTTTTAATAGCGATTTCTTTAGCTTATTTTTTATCAAGTTATATTACAAGATCCATACAGACTATTTCAGATAAAATGCAACAAACGCGGTTAAACGAACGTAATGAAAAAATTATTTTAAATGCAGCAAGTTCAGAAATTGAAGTTCTAGTAGAGGCATATAATAGTATGATTGATCAACTTGAAGAAAGTGCTGTAAAGTTGGCAAGAAGTGAGCGTGAGCAAGCATGGAGAGAAATGGCAAAACAGGTGGCGCATGAAATCAAAAACCCATTAACTCCTATGCGTTTATCTGTTCAAAGTTTTGAACGAAAATTCAATCCAGAGGATGAAAAAATTAAAGAAAAATTAGCAGAATATAGTAAGACTTTAATTCAGCAGATAGATGTAATGAGTTCTATTGCTTCTGCATTTTCAGATTTTGCTAAAATGCCAACGCAAAAAAGAGAGAGAGTTGAGGTGATTAGTGTTGTAAAATTAGCTTTAGATATTTTTAACGAGGATTCTATTAACTATTTAGCAAAAGACAAAGAGTTGTTTGCTAATTTAGATAAAACTCAATTGATTCGAATTGTAACGAACTTGGTTAAAAATGGAATGCAGGCAGCAGAGAAGACAGAAACTCCTATTGTTAATGTTGCAGTTTCATCAGAGGGAAAGCATATTAAAATAACAGTTTCTGATAATGGAAAAGGAATAGCTGAAAATGTTAAAGATTTAATTTTTGAGCCAAAATTTACGACAAAATCAAGTGGGATGGGGCTTGGTTTGCCAATGATTAAAAACATTATAGAAGCGTATGAAGGTACTATTTCGTTCACATCAGAAGAAGGAAAAGGAACTGTTTTTACCGTAATTTTACCAAAAGAATAA
- a CDS encoding MATE family efflux transporter, producing the protein MKTNISFNYINKLAIPALIAGIAEPLLSITDTAIIGNIDENATESLAAVGIVGAFISMLVWVFGQIRSAISSIISQYVGANKLGKIEGLPAQAMAIVVAGSLLVLVISYPFAKQIFQFYNASGTVLDFCVTYFKIRIFGFPFSLFVFAVFGTFRGLQNTYYPMIIAIIGAVLNVVLDLVFVYGVEGFIPAMNIEGAAYASLIAQVTMALIALILLLKKTSISLKISLPFHEEIPNLLGMIGNLFIRTIALNIALYFATAYATGYGNEYIAAYTIGLNLWLLGAFMIDGYSSAGNILSGKLLGSKDYKTLVKLSIKLAKYGFFIGIIIAIFGFVFYDFIGQIFTKDPLVLEQFYHVFWIVILTQPISAITFIFDGMFKGMGEMKYLRNLLILSTGFVFIPTLLFFDWLDYKLVAIWIAFTLWILARGIPLIFKFRSKFLPLVKS; encoded by the coding sequence ATGAAAACCAATATTAGCTTTAATTATATTAATAAATTAGCAATTCCTGCTTTAATAGCAGGTATAGCGGAACCTTTGTTATCTATCACAGATACTGCAATAATTGGTAATATTGATGAAAATGCTACAGAAAGCCTAGCCGCAGTAGGTATTGTTGGTGCTTTTATTTCCATGTTAGTTTGGGTTTTTGGGCAGATTAGAAGTGCAATTTCTTCTATAATTTCACAATATGTAGGTGCCAACAAATTAGGTAAAATTGAAGGTTTACCTGCACAAGCGATGGCGATTGTTGTTGCAGGAAGTTTATTGGTTTTGGTAATTTCTTATCCGTTTGCAAAACAGATTTTTCAGTTTTACAATGCTTCAGGAACCGTTTTGGATTTTTGTGTTACCTATTTTAAAATTAGAATTTTTGGATTTCCATTTTCACTTTTCGTTTTTGCAGTTTTTGGAACTTTTAGAGGGTTACAGAATACTTATTATCCAATGATAATTGCGATCATTGGAGCAGTATTAAATGTTGTTTTAGATCTTGTTTTTGTCTATGGTGTGGAAGGTTTTATTCCTGCAATGAATATTGAAGGCGCAGCTTATGCAAGTCTAATTGCGCAGGTTACAATGGCGTTAATTGCATTGATTCTATTACTAAAGAAAACATCTATTTCATTAAAAATAAGTTTACCGTTTCATGAAGAAATTCCAAATTTATTAGGCATGATTGGTAACCTTTTTATAAGAACAATTGCTCTGAATATTGCCTTATATTTTGCCACTGCTTATGCAACAGGTTATGGAAATGAATATATTGCAGCCTATACAATTGGTTTAAATCTTTGGTTGTTAGGTGCTTTTATGATTGATGGGTATTCCAGTGCCGGAAATATTTTATCAGGTAAACTATTAGGCTCCAAAGACTATAAAACATTAGTCAAATTAAGCATAAAACTTGCGAAATATGGGTTCTTTATTGGAATTATTATCGCTATTTTTGGATTCGTTTTTTATGACTTTATTGGTCAAATTTTCACAAAAGATCCGTTGGTTTTAGAGCAGTTTTATCATGTCTTTTGGATTGTAATCTTAACACAGCCAATAAGTGCAATCACTTTTATTTTTGATGGAATGTTTAAAGGGATGGGTGAAATGAAATATTTGAGAAATCTTTTAATATTATCTACGGGTTTTGTTTTTATTCCAACACTTTTGTTTTTTGATTGGTTAGATTATAAATTAGTTGCCATTTGGATTGCTTTTACATTGTGGATTTTGGCGAGAGGAATTCCGCTTATTTTTAAATTTAGAAGTAAGTTTTTACCCCTGGTAAAATCTTGA